The genomic segment TTGTTTTATCTTGAACGAGCAGTTCAAAAACTTCTCTTTCCCTCTTTGTCAGTAAAGGTTTCGGACGGTAATAATCTTCCTTCAACAATTCCCCCTCCTTGCTCAGCAGGAGAGCGGGCGGGGAAGGCTTTTAGTCATCTTTATTTTATGAAAGGTGTAAATGATTGGTGAGACCCTTTTATGCTTATACTTTGTCGCTGCCGAAGAAATCCCGGAAGGACTGACCGACTGTCGCACGGTTCAGGGCTGCGATTGATGTGGTCAGAGGAATCCCTTTCGGGCAAACCTGAACACAGTTCTGCGAGTTGCCGCAGCCTTCAATACCGCCTTTACCCATAATGGCATGCAGCCGTTCTGCCCGATTGAGCGCTCCAGTCGGGTGGGCGTTGAACAGACGTACCTGAGACAGTGGGGCAGGTCCCATAAAATCAGATTTACTGTTGACATTCGGGCAGGCTTCCAGGCAGACCCCGCAGGTCATACATTTTGACAGTTCATAAGCCCACTCACGTTTACTTTCGGCCATTCGGGGACCGGGTCCCAGATCATATGTGCCGTCAATCGGAATCCATGCTTTGACTTTTTTCAGTGCGTCAAACATCCTGCTACGGTCGACAATCAGATCACGGACGATCGGAAAGGTCTTCATCGGTTCCAGATGCACCGGTTTTTCCAGTTTATCGATAAGTGCGGTGCAGGCCTGGCGCGGACGTCCGTTAATGACCATCGAACAGGCACCGCACACTTCCTCCAGACAGCTCATCTCCCATTGCGGCGCAGTGGTCTTCTCTCCGCTGGCATTGACCGGATTTTTTCTAATCGCCATCAGTGCTGAAATCACGTTCATATTCGGGCGATAGGGGACATTAAACGTTTCCTGATAAGGGGTTGAACCCGGCCCGTCCTGTCGTGTGATAATCAGCTGAAAAGATTTCGGATGATTAGATTCACTCATGGTTTCTTCCCCCCTGTTAATGTGCATGAGTATAATCTCTTTTACGCGGTTTAATCAAAGAAATGTCAACGTCTTCATATTCAAAGTCCGGTCCGTTTTTCTCCGGATTGAACTTCGCTTTCGTTGTTTTCAGCCAGTTTTTATCATCACGCTCAGGGAATTCCGGTTTATAATGGGCACCCCGGCTTTCATTACGATTATAAGCACCCAGTGTAATGACTCTGGCGAGCTGAAGCATATCCCACAGCTGACGTGTGAAGGATACAGCCCCATTACTCCATTTGGACGTATCATTAATGTTTATGTTCTTGAACCGCTCCATTAATTCCTGAATATGTTCATCCGTCTCCAGCAATGTTTTATTTTCGCGAACGACGGTGACGTATTTGGTCATCCATTCACCAAGTTCCTGGTGCAGAGCGTAAGCATTTTCCGTCCCGTCAAGTGAGATAATTTCCTTGTATTTTTCTTTTTCCTGCATCAGCGCGTCGTCGAAGATATAAGACGGTACATCGTCGCCACTCTTTTCCAGTCCTGAAATGTAGGAAACCGCATTCGGACCGGCCACCATGCCGCCATATAGCGCGGAGAGAAGTGAATTGGCACCGAGACGGTTGGCACCATGATACTGGTAATCACATTCACCACAGGCAAACAGACCCTTAATATTGGTCATCTGGTTAAAATCAACCCACAGTCCACCCATTGAGTAATGAACGGCCGGGAAAACTTTCATCGGTACTTTATGTGGATCCTCGCCGACAAATTTTTCATAAATATCAATGATGCCGCCCAGTTT from the Sporolactobacillus sp. Y61 genome contains:
- the sdhB gene encoding succinate dehydrogenase iron-sulfur subunit, translating into MSESNHPKSFQLIITRQDGPGSTPYQETFNVPYRPNMNVISALMAIRKNPVNASGEKTTAPQWEMSCLEEVCGACSMVINGRPRQACTALIDKLEKPVHLEPMKTFPIVRDLIVDRSRMFDALKKVKAWIPIDGTYDLGPGPRMAESKREWAYELSKCMTCGVCLEACPNVNSKSDFMGPAPLSQVRLFNAHPTGALNRAERLHAIMGKGGIEGCGNSQNCVQVCPKGIPLTTSIAALNRATVGQSFRDFFGSDKV